In Vanessa cardui chromosome 6, ilVanCard2.1, whole genome shotgun sequence, the following proteins share a genomic window:
- the LOC124530355 gene encoding cystinosin homolog, with the protein MARFNTVFVGAGGRSSHRLSYCLIAMIFLGLPLAQCQLEKLYVDETDMHLLVDETRLFKLIQIGEYNTTLQVASQIQHADIVQFVPPVVEMPGVDKPDPTMKHTYDICAYGKSPGHSEVTFNVTPTGFVNLDSVFLRVTVMHSNAIYVISYIMGWIYFTAWSVSFYPQIFINFKRKSVVGLNFDFLALNVMGFTMYSLFNCGLYFSKEIQAQYFMRHPRSLNPVQLNDVFFSLHAVFATLITITQCFLYERDDQRVSMVGRGILTTFVSVVIISASLGAADKISWLDFLYYCSYIKLCITLIKYVPQAYMNYKRKSTEGWSIGNIFLDFVGGFLSILQMTLNAYNYNDWISFFGDATKFGLGLFSLIFDIFFILQHYVFYREGKRFMIVDDSEEGSSMMSSGVGSEYFLVRTWDADEKKYDLEAKA; encoded by the exons ATGGCGCGCTTCAATACAGTATTCGTCGGGGCCGGAGGACGTTCTAGTCATAGGTTAAGCTACTGTCTGATTGCCATGATTTTCTTAG gATTACCATTAGCTCAGTGCCAACTCGAAAAGTTGTATGTTGATGAGACGGATATGCATCTGCTGGTGGATGAAACGCGTCTCTTCAAATTGATTCAAAT TGGcgaatataatacaacactCCAAGTTGCGTCTCAGATCCAACACGCTGATATAGTCCAATTTGTTCCGCCCGTTGTCGAAATGCCTGGAGTCGATAAGCCGGACCCAACGATGAAGCACACCTATGATATATGCGCATATGGCAAAAGTCCGGGACACTCTGAAGTCACGTTTAATGTCACGCCCACTGGCTTTGTGAA tcTGGATTCAGTCTTTCTCCGTGTCACAGTAATGCACTCGAATGCGATATACGTCATCTCGTACATCATGGGCTGGATCTACTTTACTGCCTGGTCCGTGTCGTTCTACCCTCAAATATTCATAAACTTCAAGAGGAAAAGTGTCGTCGGGCTAAACTTTGACTTCTTAGCACTTAATGTCATGGGTTTCACCATGTATTCGTTGTTCAACTGTGGCTTGTACTTCTCGAAAGAAATACag gcCCAATACTTCATGCGTCACCCTCGCAGCTTGAACCCAGTACAGTTGAACGATGTCTTTTTCTCGTTGCACGCTGTGTTCGCCACTCTTATCACCATCACCCAGTGCTTTTTGTATGAG cGTGACGATCAACGGGTATCGATGGTAGGTCGCGGCATATTGACCACGTTCGTGTCCGTGGTCATCATATCAGCTAGTCTGGGCGCCGCTGACAAGATCTCCTGGCTCGACTTCCTCTACTACTGCAGCTACATCAAACTCTGCATTACGCTTATTAAATATGTTCCTCAG GCGTACATGAACTACAAGCGGAAATCGACTGAAGGTTGGAGTATCGGCAATATTTTCCTAGATTTTGTCGGTGGTTTCCTCTCCATCCTGCAGATGACCCTCAACGCTTACAACTACAACGATTGGATATCGTTCTTCGGAGACGCGACTAAGTTCGGTCTAGGATTATTCAGTCTCATCTTCGACATATTCTTCATCTTGCAACACTACGTATTCTACAG AGAGGGCAAGAGATTTATGATTGTTGACGATAGCGAGGAGGGTTCCAGCATGATGAGTTCGGGTGTCGGCAGTGAATACTTTTTAGTTCGGACTTG ggaTGCCGATGAGAAGAAATATGATCTTGAGGCGAAGGCGTGA